The Oscillospiraceae bacterium genome has a segment encoding these proteins:
- the nifJ gene encoding pyruvate:ferredoxin (flavodoxin) oxidoreductase produces the protein MNRKKKTMDGNSAAAHVSYAFTEVAAIYPITPSSTMAEETDAMAARGVKNLFGQTVKVAEMESEAGAAGAVHGSLSAGALTTTYTASQGLLLMIPNMYKIAGELIPSVIHVSARCVSTHALNIFGDHSDVMACRQTGYAMLCSANVQEVMDLGAVAHLSTLKSRVPFLHFFDGFRTSHEVQKIETWDYEDLRSMVDMDDVQAFRARALNPEKPVLRGSAENSDVFFQHREACNRYYNDAVATTEMYMNTINEKLGTDYRLFNYYGAPDADRVIVAMGSVCDTIQETVDFLNARGEKVGMVKVHLYRPFSAKHLLAALPETVKHISVLDRTKEPGSLGEPLFLDVVAALKGSAFNDVPVYGGRFGLGSKDTVPAHIIAVYNNMAAPQPKPEFTLSIEDDVTHLSLPVTENPDTTPAGTTSCKFWGLGSDGTVGANKDSIKIIGDNTDMFAQGYFFYDSKKSGGITVSHLRFGSSPITSTYLINKANFVACHCPSYVTKYDMVQDLVPGGTFLLNCIWTPDQLDSQLPASMKRYIAENNIHFYIINGIKIAEEVGLPGRASTILQSAFFAISGILPVEKAIELMKAAVVKKFSKKGEAVVNANFAGIDRGAQEIVKVDVPDSWKTAEDAPRRLEVPTDRPEMKKFVKEILDPVGRLHGDDLPVSAFADRADGVYPAGSAAFEKRGIAITVPQWDGTKCAQCNLCAMVCPHAVIRPIAMNAEEAAAAPEGTTMVKHKRADYQYALIVSVLDCTGCASCANVCPTKSLTMKPIASELDRQKIYDALVDTSEKPELLTNNTIGVQYRKPYLEFSGACAGCGETPYAKLATQLYGDRMYIANATGCSSIWGGSAPSTPYTVDKNGHGPAWSNSLFEDNAEFGYGMLLAQKQIRERLAMDAQQLLDTPVADKAQAWLDTYEDAATNTEPAQALIAALQTAALEGDAKAAAADFLKDADYAAKKYQFIFGGDGWAYDIGFGGLDHVIASNENVNIVVFDTEVYSNTGGQASKATQTGAVAKFAASGKVVKKKDLAQIAMSYGYVYVAQVAMGANANQCLKAFQEAAAYDGPSIIICYAPCINHGIKMPFNQAEQKKAVAAGYWNLFRFNPDLAKAGKNPFTLDSKAPSADYVQFIEGETRYSALKRSFPGKAEQLFSIAAENSIEKYNKLAALVDFYAPKGE, from the coding sequence ATGAACAGAAAGAAAAAAACCATGGACGGTAACAGCGCCGCTGCTCATGTCAGCTACGCATTTACAGAAGTTGCCGCCATTTATCCCATCACCCCCTCATCCACCATGGCGGAGGAGACGGACGCCATGGCCGCCCGCGGGGTCAAGAACCTGTTTGGCCAAACGGTCAAGGTGGCGGAGATGGAGTCTGAGGCCGGTGCCGCCGGCGCCGTGCACGGTTCTTTGTCTGCCGGTGCGCTGACTACCACTTACACCGCGTCACAGGGCCTGCTGCTGATGATCCCCAATATGTACAAGATCGCCGGCGAACTGATTCCGTCCGTCATTCATGTGTCTGCCCGCTGCGTGTCTACCCACGCGCTGAATATCTTTGGCGACCATTCCGATGTGATGGCCTGCCGCCAGACCGGCTATGCCATGCTCTGCTCTGCCAATGTGCAGGAGGTAATGGATCTGGGCGCTGTGGCTCACCTGTCTACCTTAAAGAGCCGTGTGCCGTTCTTGCATTTCTTTGACGGCTTCCGTACCTCTCATGAGGTGCAGAAGATTGAGACCTGGGACTACGAGGACCTGCGGTCTATGGTGGATATGGACGATGTGCAGGCGTTCCGCGCCCGCGCCCTGAACCCGGAGAAGCCGGTGTTGCGCGGCTCTGCGGAGAACAGTGATGTGTTCTTCCAGCACAGAGAGGCATGCAACCGCTACTATAACGACGCGGTTGCCACTACTGAGATGTATATGAACACCATCAACGAGAAGTTGGGCACGGATTACCGGCTGTTTAACTACTACGGCGCGCCGGACGCAGACCGTGTGATTGTGGCTATGGGCTCTGTGTGCGACACCATTCAGGAAACCGTAGATTTTCTGAACGCCCGCGGCGAAAAAGTGGGCATGGTCAAGGTGCACCTGTATCGCCCCTTCAGCGCCAAGCATCTGCTGGCTGCCCTGCCGGAGACGGTGAAGCACATTTCCGTGTTAGATAGAACGAAGGAGCCCGGCTCCTTAGGCGAGCCGCTGTTCCTGGATGTGGTGGCTGCGCTGAAAGGCTCTGCCTTTAACGATGTGCCGGTGTACGGCGGTCGTTTCGGCTTAGGATCTAAGGACACCGTACCGGCGCATATTATCGCTGTGTACAACAATATGGCTGCGCCCCAGCCCAAGCCGGAGTTCACTCTGTCCATTGAGGACGATGTGACCCATTTGTCCCTGCCGGTGACCGAGAACCCGGACACCACCCCGGCAGGCACCACTTCTTGTAAGTTTTGGGGTCTGGGCTCCGACGGCACCGTTGGCGCCAACAAGGACTCTATTAAGATCATCGGCGACAATACGGATATGTTTGCCCAGGGCTACTTCTTCTATGACTCCAAGAAGTCCGGCGGCATTACCGTGTCCCATCTGCGCTTTGGCTCGTCACCCATTACCTCTACCTATTTGATCAACAAGGCCAACTTTGTGGCCTGCCACTGCCCGTCCTATGTGACCAAGTATGACATGGTGCAGGATCTGGTGCCCGGCGGCACTTTCCTGCTCAACTGTATTTGGACCCCGGATCAGCTGGACAGCCAGCTGCCTGCGTCCATGAAGCGCTATATTGCAGAGAACAATATCCATTTCTATATCATTAACGGCATTAAGATCGCAGAGGAAGTGGGCTTGCCCGGTCGTGCTTCCACCATCTTGCAGTCTGCATTCTTTGCCATCTCCGGTATTTTGCCAGTAGAGAAGGCCATTGAGCTGATGAAGGCCGCCGTGGTTAAGAAGTTCTCCAAAAAAGGCGAGGCGGTGGTGAATGCCAACTTTGCCGGCATTGACCGTGGCGCCCAGGAGATCGTGAAGGTGGATGTGCCGGACAGCTGGAAGACTGCAGAAGACGCACCCCGCCGGCTGGAAGTACCCACCGATCGTCCGGAGATGAAGAAGTTTGTCAAGGAAATTCTGGATCCGGTTGGCCGCCTGCACGGCGACGATCTGCCGGTATCTGCCTTTGCTGATCGGGCGGACGGCGTATATCCTGCCGGTTCTGCCGCCTTTGAGAAGCGGGGCATTGCCATTACCGTACCCCAGTGGGACGGCACCAAGTGCGCCCAGTGTAACCTGTGTGCCATGGTCTGCCCGCATGCAGTGATTCGTCCCATTGCTATGAATGCAGAGGAAGCGGCTGCCGCGCCGGAGGGTACCACCATGGTGAAGCACAAGAGAGCGGATTATCAGTACGCCCTGATTGTGTCCGTACTGGACTGCACCGGCTGCGCCTCCTGCGCCAACGTGTGTCCCACCAAGTCCCTGACCATGAAACCCATTGCCAGCGAGCTGGATCGGCAAAAGATCTATGATGCGCTGGTGGACACCTCCGAAAAACCGGAGCTGCTTACCAACAATACCATCGGCGTGCAGTACAGAAAGCCGTATTTGGAGTTCTCCGGCGCTTGCGCAGGCTGCGGCGAGACCCCGTATGCCAAGCTGGCCACCCAGCTGTACGGCGACCGTATGTACATTGCCAACGCCACCGGCTGCTCCTCCATTTGGGGCGGTTCCGCACCCTCTACGCCTTACACGGTAGACAAGAACGGCCACGGCCCCGCTTGGTCCAACTCTCTGTTTGAGGACAACGCTGAGTTCGGCTACGGTATGCTATTGGCACAAAAGCAGATCCGCGAGCGGCTGGCTATGGACGCCCAGCAGCTGCTGGATACCCCGGTGGCGGACAAAGCCCAGGCTTGGCTGGACACCTATGAGGACGCTGCTACCAATACGGAGCCTGCCCAGGCACTGATTGCTGCATTGCAGACGGCAGCGCTGGAGGGTGACGCCAAGGCGGCGGCTGCCGATTTCCTGAAAGACGCAGATTATGCGGCCAAGAAGTACCAGTTTATCTTTGGCGGCGACGGCTGGGCCTACGACATTGGCTTTGGCGGCCTGGATCATGTGATCGCATCCAATGAGAATGTGAACATTGTTGTGTTTGATACGGAGGTGTACTCCAACACCGGCGGTCAGGCCTCTAAGGCCACCCAGACCGGCGCTGTGGCCAAGTTTGCTGCCTCCGGTAAGGTGGTCAAGAAGAAAGACCTGGCGCAGATTGCGATGAGCTACGGTTATGTGTATGTGGCTCAGGTGGCTATGGGCGCCAATGCCAATCAGTGCTTAAAGGCGTTCCAGGAGGCCGCGGCTTATGACGGTCCGTCCATCATCATCTGCTACGCCCCCTGCATTAACCACGGCATTAAGATGCCCTTTAACCAGGCAGAGCAGAAGAAGGCGGTTGCCGCCGGGTACTGGAACCTGTTCCGCTTTAACCCGGATCTGGCCAAGGCAGGGAAAAATCCCTTTACCCTGGACAGCAAGGCACCCAGCGCCGATTATGTACAGTTCATCGAGGGCGAGACCCGTTACTCTGCGCTGAAGCGTTCCTTCCCCGGCAAGGCGGAGCAGCTGTTTAGCATTGCGGCGGAGAACTCTATTGAAAAGTACAACAAGTTGGCTGCACTGGTAGACTTCTACGCACCCAAGGGTGAGTAA